From the genome of Malus sylvestris chromosome 6, drMalSylv7.2, whole genome shotgun sequence, one region includes:
- the LOC126626899 gene encoding histone deacetylase 6-like isoform X1, which produces MNSEGGASLPSGPDAKKRRVSYFYEPTVGDYYYGQGHPMKPHRIRMAHNLVVHYGLHRRMEINRPFPAGPIDIRRFHADDYVDFLASVTPETLADSVHSRHLKRFNVGEDCPVFDGLFGFCQASAGGSIGAAVKLNRQDADIAINWAGGLHHAKKAEASGFCYVNDIVLGILELLKVHRRVLYVDIDVHHGDGVEEAFYTTDRVMTVSFHKFGDFFPGTGHVKDVGVGTGKNYALNVPLNDGMDDESFRSLFRPIIQKVMEMYQPDAVVLQCGADSLSGDRLGCFNLSVKGHADCLRFLRSFNVPLMVLGGGGYTIRNVARCWCYETAVAVDVEPDNKLPYNEYYEYFGPDYTLHIAPSNMENLNTPKDLEKIRNALLEQLTRIPHTPSVPFQTTPPTTEVPEEAEEKMDERPKPRIWNGEDYDSDPEDDKHWTKFSTPARQHAVKSEMRDVVVNVGMKQTRWKKIKNIIFIIILRADADGVFVASSRNAPVSPRHEMLLKQSEVCKCHRICRRNPIN; this is translated from the exons atgaactCAGAAGGCGGAGCGTCACTGCCGTCAGGCCCAGACGCGAAGAAACGGCGAGTGAGCTACTTCTACGAGCCGACCGTCGGCGATTACTACTATGGCCAAGGCCACCCGATGAAGCCCCACCGAATCCGCATGGCCCACAACTTAGTCGTCCACTACGGCCTCCACCGTCGGATGGAGATCAACCGCCCCTTCCCCGCCGGGCCCATCGACATCCGCCGCTTCCACGCCGACGACTACGTCGACTTCCTAGCCTCCGTCACCCCCGAGACCCTCGCCGATTCCGTCCACTCCCGCCACCTCAAGCGCTTCAACGTCGGCGAGGACTGCCCCGTATTTGACGGCCTCTTCGGTTTCTGCCAGGCCTCCGCCGGCGGCTCAATCGGCGCCGCCGTCAAGCTCAACCGCCAGGACGCGGACATCGCTATCAACTGGGCCGGTGGGCTTCACCACGCCAAGAAGGCCGAGGCTTCTGGATTCTGCTATGTCAATGATATCGTGCTCGGCATTCTTGAGCTCCTCAAGGTTCACAGG CGTGTGCTTTATGTAGACATTGATGTGCACCATGGAGATGGAGTCGAGGAGGCATTTTACACCACTGACAGGGTCATGACTGTGTCTTTCCATAAGTTCGGGGATTTCTTTCCTGGCACCGGGCACGTTAAAGATGTTGGGGTTGGGACTGGGAAGAACTATGCCCTGAATGTCCCGCTAAATGATGGGATGGATGATGAGAGTTTCCGTAGTCTGTTTCGGCCCATCATCCAGAAAGTCATGGAGATGTATCAGCCAGACGCAGTTGTTCTTCAGTGTGGAGCGGATTCTTTGTCTGGTGATAGGTTGGGGTGCTTCAACTTGTCTGTCAAAGGCCATGCGGATTGTCTTCGTTTCCTGAGATCTTTTAACGTTCCTCTGATGGTCTTGGGTGGTGGAGGTTATACAATCCGTAATGTGGCTCGTTGCTGGTGTTATGAG ACAGCAGTGGCGGTCGATGTGGAGCCTGATAATAAGTTGCCTTACAATGAATACTATGAGTATTTTGGGCCAGATTACACTCTTCATATTGCCCCGTCCAACATGGAGAATCTAAACACACCCAAAGATCTGGAGAAAATAAG GAATGCACTGCTAGAGCAACTTACTCGCATACCTCATACACCCAGTGTTCCTTTCCAGACAACACCACCAACTACAGAAGTTCCAGAGGAG GCGGAAGAGAAAATGGACGAAAGACCAAAGCCTCGCATTTGGAATGGCGAGGATTATGACTCTGATCCTGAAGATGACAAGCATTGGACTAAATTCTCCACCCCTGCTCGTCAACATGCTGTCAAGTCTGAGATGCG AGATGTGGTTGTTAATGTAGGGATGAAGCAGACGAGatggaagaagataaaaaacatcatcttcatcatcatacTTCGTGCTGACGCGGATGGAGTTTTTGTAGCTTCCAGTCGTAATGCCCCTGTATCACCTCGACACGAGATGTTGCTTAAGCAGAGTGAGGTTTGTAAATGCCACAGAATTTGTAGAAGGAATCCTATTAATTAG
- the LOC126626899 gene encoding histone deacetylase 6-like isoform X2, producing MNSEGGASLPSGPDAKKRRVSYFYEPTVGDYYYGQGHPMKPHRIRMAHNLVVHYGLHRRMEINRPFPAGPIDIRRFHADDYVDFLASVTPETLADSVHSRHLKRFNVGEDCPVFDGLFGFCQASAGGSIGAAVKLNRQDADIAINWAGGLHHAKKAEASGFCYVNDIVLGILELLKVHRRVLYVDIDVHHGDGVEEAFYTTDRVMTVSFHKFGDFFPGTGHVKDVGVGTGKNYALNVPLNDGMDDESFRSLFRPIIQKVMEMYQPDAVVLQCGADSLSGDRLGCFNLSVKGHADCLRFLRSFNVPLMVLGGGGYTIRNVARCWCYETAVAVDVEPDNKLPYNEYYEYFGPDYTLHIAPSNMENLNTPKDLEKIRNALLEQLTRIPHTPSVPFQTTPPTTEVPEEAEEKMDERPKPRIWNGEDYDSDPEDDKHWTKFSTPARQHAVKSEMRDEADEMEEDKKHHLHHHTSC from the exons atgaactCAGAAGGCGGAGCGTCACTGCCGTCAGGCCCAGACGCGAAGAAACGGCGAGTGAGCTACTTCTACGAGCCGACCGTCGGCGATTACTACTATGGCCAAGGCCACCCGATGAAGCCCCACCGAATCCGCATGGCCCACAACTTAGTCGTCCACTACGGCCTCCACCGTCGGATGGAGATCAACCGCCCCTTCCCCGCCGGGCCCATCGACATCCGCCGCTTCCACGCCGACGACTACGTCGACTTCCTAGCCTCCGTCACCCCCGAGACCCTCGCCGATTCCGTCCACTCCCGCCACCTCAAGCGCTTCAACGTCGGCGAGGACTGCCCCGTATTTGACGGCCTCTTCGGTTTCTGCCAGGCCTCCGCCGGCGGCTCAATCGGCGCCGCCGTCAAGCTCAACCGCCAGGACGCGGACATCGCTATCAACTGGGCCGGTGGGCTTCACCACGCCAAGAAGGCCGAGGCTTCTGGATTCTGCTATGTCAATGATATCGTGCTCGGCATTCTTGAGCTCCTCAAGGTTCACAGG CGTGTGCTTTATGTAGACATTGATGTGCACCATGGAGATGGAGTCGAGGAGGCATTTTACACCACTGACAGGGTCATGACTGTGTCTTTCCATAAGTTCGGGGATTTCTTTCCTGGCACCGGGCACGTTAAAGATGTTGGGGTTGGGACTGGGAAGAACTATGCCCTGAATGTCCCGCTAAATGATGGGATGGATGATGAGAGTTTCCGTAGTCTGTTTCGGCCCATCATCCAGAAAGTCATGGAGATGTATCAGCCAGACGCAGTTGTTCTTCAGTGTGGAGCGGATTCTTTGTCTGGTGATAGGTTGGGGTGCTTCAACTTGTCTGTCAAAGGCCATGCGGATTGTCTTCGTTTCCTGAGATCTTTTAACGTTCCTCTGATGGTCTTGGGTGGTGGAGGTTATACAATCCGTAATGTGGCTCGTTGCTGGTGTTATGAG ACAGCAGTGGCGGTCGATGTGGAGCCTGATAATAAGTTGCCTTACAATGAATACTATGAGTATTTTGGGCCAGATTACACTCTTCATATTGCCCCGTCCAACATGGAGAATCTAAACACACCCAAAGATCTGGAGAAAATAAG GAATGCACTGCTAGAGCAACTTACTCGCATACCTCATACACCCAGTGTTCCTTTCCAGACAACACCACCAACTACAGAAGTTCCAGAGGAG GCGGAAGAGAAAATGGACGAAAGACCAAAGCCTCGCATTTGGAATGGCGAGGATTATGACTCTGATCCTGAAGATGACAAGCATTGGACTAAATTCTCCACCCCTGCTCGTCAACATGCTGTCAAGTCTGAGATGCG GGATGAAGCAGACGAGatggaagaagataaaaaacatcatcttcatcatcatacTTCGTGCTGA
- the LOC126624948 gene encoding uncharacterized protein LOC126624948 — MSLLQNTHQIRPLIPYPVQKFPNSFHPRSPNLHFSPKTSPKPIHFHPSTPKSQSAHHPAPETKTQDDGIPAEDVKILAKFKSMHNYIRVLEVSKRADHPFAGSRLLLLDNPGNIHSISFIFKSLTNTYFDVFATLPPIIPPGPIGILGFGAGSAARSILDLYPEAVVHGWELDPSVIAVGREYFGLSKLERQYTDRLVIHVGDAFKASTRDGFSGILVDLFSKGSLVPELQDSNTWKMLTKCLRKGGRIMVNVGGSCVESEDSLRDGKIVMEETLKAMHQVFGDKLFVLSLGNRQEDSSLALTGDMPPDLGAWKKMLHRSLEGYVDMWTPFSG, encoded by the coding sequence ATGTCACTCCTGCAAAACACCCACCAAATTCGACCGTTAATTCCCTATCCAGTTCAAAAATTCCCCAACTCTTTCCACCCCAGATCTCCAAACCTCCATTTCTCTCCCAAAACATCTCCAAAACCAATCCACTTCCACCCATCGACGCCCAAATCCCAATCCGCCCACCACCCCGCCCCGGAAACCAAAACCCAAGACGACGGCATCCCCGCCGAGGATGTCAAAATCCTAGCCAAATTCAAGTCCATGCACAACTACATTCGGGTCCTCGAGGTCTCGAAAAGGGCCGACCACCCTTTTGCCGGCTCAAGACTCCTCCTTCTCGACAACCCCGGAAACATCCACAGCATCTCTTTCATTTTCAAGTCCCTCACCAACACCTACTTCGATGTCTTCGCCACCTTGCCGCCGATTATTCCTCCCGGACCCATCGGCATTCTTGGGTTCGGGGCGGGGTCTGCGGCAAGGTCGATTCTTGATTTGTACCCAGAAGCTGTGGTTCATGGATGGGAGCTTGACCCATCTGTGATTGCTGTGGGCAGAGAGTACTTTGGACTCTCAAAGCTTGAGAGGCAATACACGGATAGGCTTGTAATTCATGTTGGAGATGCTTTCAAGGCCAGCACGAGAGACGGGTTTTCGGGGATTTTGGTGGATTTGTTTAGTAAAGGCAGTTTGGTTCCTGAGTTGCAGGATTCGAATACTTGGAAGATGCTCACAAAGTGTTTGAGAAAAGGCGGCAGAATAATGGTCAATGTAGGAGGTAGCTGTGTGGAGTCTGAGGACTCACTGAGAGATGGGAAAATTGTTATGGAAGAAACTTTGAAGGCTATGCATCAGGTTTTTGGCGACAAGCTTTTTGTGTTGAGCCTTGGGAATCGACAGGAAGATAGCTCCCTTGCTCTTACGGGTGATATGCCGCCTGATCTTGGAGCTTGGAAGAAGATGCTGCACCGTTCCTTGGAGGGTTATGTCGATATGTGGACACCATTTAGCGGCTAA